The Eurosta solidaginis isolate ZX-2024a chromosome 4, ASM4086904v1, whole genome shotgun sequence genome includes a window with the following:
- the LOC137249288 gene encoding protein screw-like isoform X1, with protein MGRLNLVICLAFLVLCYLMLTLAQKEENRVPDDMTQLAELLGLRQASERLKRQPSLRNSATKFLLQVYTEISDDDDVEKLPESIRNLQASRYKRSLINDNFITPFDRREIELCNNIITFASRTAPEAKSKSALTGDMLLNFNLNEIPRDLELQYAAIRLYQNPQLGRYSASSNERNFTINVYQPFGNYLLNVAILNSTTNFHGWLELNVTKLFKNWLHYRTFQHVLYGNELLIGVTLHATLDEEGANIKQQQVTAADVGLVAAHAPSTDLLDLQPFITAYFNGPDLLTKMQRQRRSKQYKRQINAFGYMQQHAGGAFDQPKACERHNFTLDFKYLGMEKSVIAPKTFEAYFCLGECNFPLGTPMNNATNHAIVQTLMHLKRPHLPKPCCVPVKLASISILYSVNEDSVNLMRFSQIVAKECGCR; from the exons ATGGGGCGCTTAAATTTAGTAATTTGCTTAGCATTTTTAGTTTTATGTTATTTGATGCTAACGCTTGCTCAAAAAGAAGAAAACAGAGTACCAGATGATATGACTCAACTGGCAGAGTTATTAGGCTTAAGGCAAGCTAGTGAGCGACTCAAAAGACAGCCATCGTTAAG AAACTCTGCAACAAAATTCCTGCTTCAAGTGTATACAGAAAtaagtgatgatgatgatgtagaAAAGCTACCAGAGTCTATACGAAATTTACAAGCATCGCGCTACAAACGTTCACTTATCAATGACAACTTTATTACGCCATTCGATCGTCGTGAGATTGAATTATGCAACAATATTATTACATTCGCTAGTAGAA CCGCACCTGAAGCGAAATCAAAGTCTGCACTCACCGGTGATATGCTGCTCAACTTTAATCTAAACGAAATACCACGTGATTTGGAACTTCAATATGCTGCTATACGTTTATATCAAAATCCGCAACTTGGCCGCTATAGCGCGAGCAGCAACGAACGCAATTTTACCATTAATGTCTATCAGCCATTTGGAAATTATTTACTTAATGTTGCCATATTAAATTCCACCACCAATTTTCATGGTTGGTTAGAGTTAAATgttacaaaattatttaaaaattggtTACATTATCGCACATTTCAACATGTACTGTATGGCAATGAATTACTTATTGGAGTCACTCTACATGCAACGCTCGACGAGGAAGGCGCTAATATAAAACAACAACAGGTTACTGCAGCTGATGTGGGCTTAGTAGCGGCGCATGCGCCATCAACTGATTTGTTGGATTTACAACCATTTATAACAGCTTACTTTAATGGTCCTGATTTATTGACAAAAATGCAACGACAACGTCGTTCAAAACAATATAAACGCCAAATTAATGCATTTGGTTATATGCAACAACATGCCGGTGGAGCATTTGATCAACCAAAAGCCTGTGAACGCCATAATTTTACATTGGATTTTAAATATCTGGGTATGGAGAAATCTGTAATTGCACCGAAGACTTTTGAGGCATATTTCTGTTTAGGTGAATGCAATTTCCCCTTAGGCACGCCCATGAATAATGCCACCAATCATGCAATTGTACAAACTTTGATGCATTTGAAAAGGCCACACTTACCAAAACCATGCTGCGTGCCAGTCAAGTTGGCGTCCATATCAATATTGTATTCAGTAAATGAGGATAGCGTTAATTTGATGCGTTTCTCGCAAATTGTCGCTAAGGAATGTGGTTGTCGTTAA
- the LOC137249288 gene encoding protein screw-like isoform X2: protein MLTLAQKEENRVPDDMTQLAELLGLRQASERLKRQPSLRNSATKFLLQVYTEISDDDDVEKLPESIRNLQASRYKRSLINDNFITPFDRREIELCNNIITFASRTAPEAKSKSALTGDMLLNFNLNEIPRDLELQYAAIRLYQNPQLGRYSASSNERNFTINVYQPFGNYLLNVAILNSTTNFHGWLELNVTKLFKNWLHYRTFQHVLYGNELLIGVTLHATLDEEGANIKQQQVTAADVGLVAAHAPSTDLLDLQPFITAYFNGPDLLTKMQRQRRSKQYKRQINAFGYMQQHAGGAFDQPKACERHNFTLDFKYLGMEKSVIAPKTFEAYFCLGECNFPLGTPMNNATNHAIVQTLMHLKRPHLPKPCCVPVKLASISILYSVNEDSVNLMRFSQIVAKECGCR from the exons ATGCTAACGCTTGCTCAAAAAGAAGAAAACAGAGTACCAGATGATATGACTCAACTGGCAGAGTTATTAGGCTTAAGGCAAGCTAGTGAGCGACTCAAAAGACAGCCATCGTTAAG AAACTCTGCAACAAAATTCCTGCTTCAAGTGTATACAGAAAtaagtgatgatgatgatgtagaAAAGCTACCAGAGTCTATACGAAATTTACAAGCATCGCGCTACAAACGTTCACTTATCAATGACAACTTTATTACGCCATTCGATCGTCGTGAGATTGAATTATGCAACAATATTATTACATTCGCTAGTAGAA CCGCACCTGAAGCGAAATCAAAGTCTGCACTCACCGGTGATATGCTGCTCAACTTTAATCTAAACGAAATACCACGTGATTTGGAACTTCAATATGCTGCTATACGTTTATATCAAAATCCGCAACTTGGCCGCTATAGCGCGAGCAGCAACGAACGCAATTTTACCATTAATGTCTATCAGCCATTTGGAAATTATTTACTTAATGTTGCCATATTAAATTCCACCACCAATTTTCATGGTTGGTTAGAGTTAAATgttacaaaattatttaaaaattggtTACATTATCGCACATTTCAACATGTACTGTATGGCAATGAATTACTTATTGGAGTCACTCTACATGCAACGCTCGACGAGGAAGGCGCTAATATAAAACAACAACAGGTTACTGCAGCTGATGTGGGCTTAGTAGCGGCGCATGCGCCATCAACTGATTTGTTGGATTTACAACCATTTATAACAGCTTACTTTAATGGTCCTGATTTATTGACAAAAATGCAACGACAACGTCGTTCAAAACAATATAAACGCCAAATTAATGCATTTGGTTATATGCAACAACATGCCGGTGGAGCATTTGATCAACCAAAAGCCTGTGAACGCCATAATTTTACATTGGATTTTAAATATCTGGGTATGGAGAAATCTGTAATTGCACCGAAGACTTTTGAGGCATATTTCTGTTTAGGTGAATGCAATTTCCCCTTAGGCACGCCCATGAATAATGCCACCAATCATGCAATTGTACAAACTTTGATGCATTTGAAAAGGCCACACTTACCAAAACCATGCTGCGTGCCAGTCAAGTTGGCGTCCATATCAATATTGTATTCAGTAAATGAGGATAGCGTTAATTTGATGCGTTTCTCGCAAATTGTCGCTAAGGAATGTGGTTGTCGTTAA